A stretch of DNA from Halorubrum sp. BOL3-1:
TCGGACGTGGTCGTCGTCACGGCCGGCATCCCCCGGAAGGAGGGGCAGACGCGGATCGACCTCGCGGGCGACAACGCCCCGATCATGGAGGACATCGGCTCGCAGCTGGCCGAGCACAACGACGACTTCGTCACCGTCACCACCTCGAACCCGGTCGACCTGCTGAACCGCCACCTGTACGAGGTCGGTGACCGCGACCGCCATCAGGTGATCGGCTTCGGCGGGCGGCTCGACTCCGCGCGCTTCCGATACGTCCTCTCGCAGCGGTTCGACGCGCCCGTAAAGAACGTCGAGGCGACGATCCTGGGCGAACACGGCGACGCGCAGGCGCCCGTCTTCTCGAAGGTGCGCGTCGACGGCCGCGACCCCGGGTTCGACGCCGACGAGCGGGAGGCGATCCTCGAAGACCTCCAGGAGTCCGCGATGGACGTGATCAGCCGGAAGGGCGCCACGCAGTGGGGTCCCGCGACCGGCGTCGCCCACGTCGTCGAGGCCGTCCTGAACGACACCGGCGAGGTGCTCCCCTGTTCGGTCGTCCTCGACGGCGAGTTCGGCTACGAGGACACCGCGCTCGGCGTGCCCGCGAAGCTCGGCTCGGACGGCGTCGAGGAGGTCGTCGAGTGGGAGCTCGACGAGTACGAGGCGGACCTGCTCGACGAGGCCGCGGAGAAGCTCTCCGAGCAGTACGAGAAGATCGCGTAGCGAACCGGCCGACGCGATCGGTTCGGGTCGCGGGGACCGACGCGGACCGCCGCGGCGACCGTCACCCACCGGATTTTTACCGCCGCCCCGCGCCGGGTACGGCATGAACCGCGCCGAGATCGACACCGACGACCTGCTGAAACTCGTCCTGCTGCTCGTCGTGGTATGGCTTCTCGTGGAGATCGTCGAGACCGTCCTCGACGTCGCCTCCTGGCTGTTCGACGCCCTCCCGACGCTGATCGGGATCGCGCTCGTCGTCGTGATCGCCTTACGGCTGACCGATCGGATCTGAAGCGGCGACGCCGTGTTCAGTCTCAACGTCCCGCTTCCCCCGGCAGTCGACCAGCTCGCGGCCGATCTCCACCCGAAACGCTCGGGCTTCGACCGGGTGCGCGAGCGCCACGCCCTCGTCTGTAAGCGGTTCGGGACCGACGACGTGAGCGGCGCGGGCAGAGACGCGAGCGACGCGGACGCGAGCGGCGCGGACAGGGAGTTTACCGCGGTGCCGTCACGAGCGGACGCGCTCGACCGCCTGCGTGAGCGGCTCCGTCGACCGCTCCGGGGGACCGCACCGTTCGACGTGGCCGTGACCGGCGTCGACGTCTTCGACGCGCCCGCGTCCGGGTCGGCGCCGGTCGTCTACCTCGCCGTCGAGAGCGAGGGGCTCGTCCGGCTTCACGACCGGCTCTGTGCCGCGTTCGGAGCCGTCGAGGGGATCGAGGGCGACAGCTACGTCCCGCACGTCACGCTGGCGCGGGGCGGGAACCCAGAGCCGGGCGCGGTCGCGGGGTTGGTG
This window harbors:
- the mdh gene encoding malate dehydrogenase, which gives rise to MTKVSVIGAAGTVGAATGYNLALRDVVDELVLVDIPDQRETTIGQAADTNHGVAYDSNTTVRQGEYADTAGSDVVVVTAGIPRKEGQTRIDLAGDNAPIMEDIGSQLAEHNDDFVTVTTSNPVDLLNRHLYEVGDRDRHQVIGFGGRLDSARFRYVLSQRFDAPVKNVEATILGEHGDAQAPVFSKVRVDGRDPGFDADEREAILEDLQESAMDVISRKGATQWGPATGVAHVVEAVLNDTGEVLPCSVVLDGEFGYEDTALGVPAKLGSDGVEEVVEWELDEYEADLLDEAAEKLSEQYEKIA
- a CDS encoding 2'-5' RNA ligase family protein; translated protein: MFSLNVPLPPAVDQLAADLHPKRSGFDRVRERHALVCKRFGTDDVSGAGRDASDADASGADREFTAVPSRADALDRLRERLRRPLRGTAPFDVAVTGVDVFDAPASGSAPVVYLAVESEGLVRLHDRLCAAFGAVEGIEGDSYVPHVTLARGGNPEPGAVAGLVDAAFEPIRWRVHALDVWDPEFREVAATVELYARTDR